The DNA window CCATTCCTCCTTCCAGTCACAGCTTCATCATTCACATCTCATTGCACCCTCATCTCCAGCTCCCCGTTGTGGACTCACCCTGTGCTCCTCCAGGTCCGCTCCATGTCCAGCGTTTGGGCCTCTGCTCCAGCTGCAGGCTGCGTTCCAGGGAGCGTTTCATCAGAGCCTCCAGCCGCTCCTGGTTGTGCCGTTCCAGGACCGGGAATACAAGGGACTCTGTCACTGAGCTGCTCCCCTGGCCACACAAGGACCAGGCTAGTCGCTCCATGACCACAACCTCTCCTCTGACACAGCACGGTACAGTCTTAACAAAGCAGGCAGATACAGACCACAGCTGCTTGGGACTCCACCCCTCCGATCATACACCCAAGCAGACACAAAGAGACACTGACACATTCAGTTTCGCAGCAGCAACAGTATTGACAGGTTGGAGAATAGCTCCCCTTTCCTTTatctgatacccccccccccctttttattTTTCTGGATGCCTGTTCTACTCAGACTTCCCCGAGTAAAATATCTTCCTTCCAAGCTAGTTAACCCTTCCCCACCCACAGTTTTGCCATGGTACACAGCCCAACAGAGCAGGAGACAAAGCCATCTGGTGGGTGATCAACCATTGCCAACATCTCTCCATTTAAATGTGCTCCATCTTTTCCTCCTATCTATATCCCTGCTCTTCCTTTTTATTTCTTCCTATCGAAACTCATAAAAGATGTGGACATGTATCGGCAAATGGAACTACACACAGATGGAGCCAGCACAATaacaaaattattattatattattattattatattattatacagAATGACCAAGCACGGgtgaaaaagttttaaaaaatacatctTAAATAAGTACCACAGAAAATAAATTATGACATTAGCCACACCCCATAGGCTCCTCCGGAATTTCTATTGGTCTAAAATGACATCACCCAGAGGATATAATCCATTTAATGGGAACGCACACACGCATAGATCATCAATCTGTGTGAGATGGATGGCCAAGGGAAATGCTGTGTCATCCAAAACATGTCACAAAAATCCTCATTGTGCATACATTTACGAGAGCAGACAAAAATGATAAATCAAGTTATTTCACGTAACCTTATTAGACCAAATTAAGTCTTTCTTGAAAGGTTAAACGGTGAGATCAATGTAGGCTACAAATCCTAACAATAAATGGCCTTAGAAAGTGGCAATGTGTGACATGGTTTAAAAAGACATATCTGTGGATAACTTTGTGCTCAGCAGGTAGCTTGGGACCCATTGAGGAATTGAGGGCAATGAGAAAACGGGATTAGGATCTGATTAAGCAAATGGAATGACATAGATATTCATTAAAGAGTCTGATGAGGTTCCTAAAATTTACATATAGACTAACACCAGCATTCCCAGAAGCCAGTGTTGACTGGTGTGCAGGGTGGGAAGGACTAATCTAGAAGGGGAGGGTGGGGTTGCAAATCCTATCTAATATCTGATTGGGAGGCAACGTTAAGTACAGAGCATAGTGTAATTAATGAACCACAGGATTTTAGTAAATTCAAGAGCATATGTCCCTGCTTATATTTTAGAATAGGCTGTTGCTGTACTTGCCCACACATACAATCAAAAACAGTACATCCAAACGGTACAATAAACATACAAACTTTTTACTGAAACTGAACTGAAGGTGAAAAAGCTGTCTGAGtgtgaggacagagggagactACATCATGCACTGGAGACGAAGGAATCTGAATATAGATGTagtgcagggttccccaactggcggcatGCGGGCCGAATTTGGCCCACGGGTGATCTTATTTGGCTCCCAAATTTTATAGAGGGAAAACAatatataatattaataataataataataaatatatatatatatattagaataATTGTTCCGCgtatgactctagttgatgatccctaatGTAGTGACTAAGTGATGAGtctgaccttctcctcctccagcctctgcctcctcttttcctccacAGCAGCTCTGCggacctcctctctctgtctctgctcctcCAGCTTCCTCCAGCGCTCCTCCACCGTACGCTCATACTGCAGCTGAGCCCGCCGCTCTTTCTCCCTGATTGCCTGCTCTCGCACAGCTGGAAACACCAACCAACACATTGAGATCACGACCCTCTAAAACACCACTATAACAACCCACAACAATTCCAGAGCTTTGCTTCCTTAAACTGCACATTTACTGGCTGCCGGTTCTATAGGGCAAAATTAGAGCATTTTTGCTAACCTGCTACAATACAAATACTGGTTTCAATAAGAAGTGATTTCCATCAGTCTCAATACTTGAAAGAAAATGTCAGGAACATCACTTACCTAGACCTTTATCTCTCTCCTCACGTCTCTCTTTGGCTAAACGCATCCGGTCATCTGTCCTCAGATACCCTTCCACGTCTGAGAGAATGGGATATAAAGatcaacacagagaaacagacaagcTAGACAGAAACAGAGCAAAGAGAGACATTCCAAagagatagtgagggagagatgTGTTTATAGAGAGGACCCAGTGAGGGAGAGATGTGTTTATAGAGAAGACCCAGTTAGGGAGTGATGTGTTTATAGAGAGGACCCAGTGAGGGAGAGATGTGTTTATAGAGAAGACCCAGTGAGGGAGAGATGTGTTTATAGAGAGCCCAGGACCCAGTGAGCCCAGGACCCAGAGAAGGGGAGATATGTTTATAGAGAGGACCAAGTGAGGGAGAGATGTGCAGGGGAGCTAACAACCACAGTGGGGGTGGGACTTACACTGTTTACCTGCATGATTGTTAGTGTTGTTGCCTGGCAGAAGGAAAGTGGAGGGGAGCCCATTGAGCTGGGGCCTCTTCTCTGTGACCGAGGGTGGGCTCAGCACCTCATCTGATATAGGAGAGACAACAGTCCCCACATTTTATCAGCAGAGGAAGGCAGTGCTGTACATAGCACTGAACTGCAGTACTACTTTGAGACTGCAGAGGGAGACAGTGCCATGCTCTTTGTTCAGTGAGAGTAAAGTTCTGAGGGTAAAATGATCGCAGCCAGGGCAGTAGATAACGTAAAAGGTTGGATTGCCAAGCAATCCAAGGATGGACTGTGTATGTGCTATGTTTTAAGGTGTCCCAgcaaaaaatctatttaaaatgTAATCAGTTGTTAATCAGTTGTATGATAATTACTAAAGCACAAGGATCTTGCCTTTGCCAGAAATTGCACTCTAAAATATGATTTTAGGCCAGTTCATATTATAAACATCTAATTGTGCTTTTATTGTAGTCACTGTAGGAATCTTTAAAGATATCTTCTTGGGAAAAAAAAAGTGTCTTATAGTAATCCTTAAAATGACTCAACAATGACTCCCCTTGACACGCAAGTACCAAATAATTCAAATCTACCCAATTCTGCCATGGTAAATTGTGATTGTTGTAATTATGGAAAGTCATTCTGTGAAGTACCTTTCCAATTCAGATAAGCGCCAAAGaaaatcattttaaaatgttAAGAGTGTGGGTGAGCCATCGGCATCTTACTGTGTTTCGCAGCTAGGCTCCCTGGATAGAGTGCCACACGGGCTGGGGAGCCATGGCCGTTGCTTTGGGATCTCTTCTCTGCAACTGATGGTTGAGTCAATCCTTTGGCGGGAGAAAGAGGCAAACACATGAAGAAGAAAACATTAGAAGACaggtaaatacagtggggcaaaaaagtatttagtcagccaccaattgtgcaagttctcccacttaaaaagatgagagaggcctgtaattttcatcatatgtacacttcaacaatgacagacaaaatgagaaaaaaaatccagaaaatcacattgtaggatttttaatgaatttatttgcaaattatggtggaaaataagtatttggtcaataacaaaagtttctcaatactttgttatataccctttgttggcaatgacagaggtcaaacgttttctgtaagtcttcacaaggttttcacacactgttgctggtattttggcccattcctccatgcagatctcctctagagcagggatgttttggggctgttgctgggcaacacggactttcaactcgctccaaagattttctatggggttgagatctggagactggctaggccactccaggaatttgaaatgcttcttacgaagccactccttcgttgcccgggcggtgtgtttgggatcattgtcatgctgaaagatccagccacgtttcatcttcaatgcccttgctgatggaacgaggttttcactcaaaatctcacgatacatggccccattcattctttcctttacatggatcagtcgtcctggtccctttgcagaaaaacagccccaaagcatgatgtttccacccccatgcttcacagtaggtatggtgttctttggatgcaactcagcattctttatcctccaaacatgacgagttgagtttttaccaaaaggttatattttggtttcatctgaccacatgacattctcccaatcttcttctggatcatccgaatgctctctagcaaacttcagacgggcctggacatgtactggcttaagcagggggacacgtctggcactgcaggatttgagtccctggcggcgtagtgtgttactgatggtaggctttgttactttggtcccagctctctgcaggtcattcactaggtccccccgtgtggttctgggatttttgctcaccgttcttgtgatccttttgaccccacggggtgagatcttgcgtggagccccagattggagggagattatcagtggtcttgtatgtcttccatttcctaataattgctcccacagttgatttcttcaaaccaagctgcttacctattgcagattcagtcttcccagcctggtgcaggtctacaattttgtttctggtgtcctttgacagctctttggtctcgtccatagtggagtttggagtgtgactgtttgaggttgtggacaggtgtcttttatactgataacaagttcaaacaggtgccattaatacaggtaacgagtggaggacagaggagcctcttaaagaagttgttacagctctgtgagagccagaaatcttgcttgtttgtaggtgaccaaatacttattttccaccgtaatatgcaaataaattcattaaaaatcctacaatgtgattttctggaatttttttatctcattttgtttgtcatagttgaagtgcacctatgatgaaaattacaggcctatctcatctttttaagtgggagaacttgcacaattggtggctgactaaatacttttttgccccactgtaaatctaGGATAGATGGCAGCCAGGCCATTGATTTATTCTGGACTAGATTAAACACAGCAGCCATAATCTGGCCTGTTACTTCTGCATCACTCACCAAAATCTAATACAGCTCCCAGTCAAGGAGCGACCCATCAAATCACAACATTGGGTTGTACTAGGAAACTAGGAACTAACCTAGGAAGTGAGGGGTCCTTTCCCAGACCCAGAGTAAGCCTATTAATTAAAAAGCACTTTTGATTGGGACTCTCCATATCCTGTTTTTAGAGTAGGCTATAGACTTATACGGCCAGGACCGGCCGTACAGGTAGGCTGCTAACACCTGTCACATGTCTTTAACCATTGATGAAAGGCCTGTGACGTTGTGTGCTGGTGAGAATCCATGTTTAATGCCCCTCTTTAAATATGTGTCCACTCCATAAcgtgtagcacacgctccagcaggtatatctctctagtcacccccaaaaccaattctttctttggccgcctctctttccagttctctgctgccaatgactggaacgaactacaaaaatctctgaaactggaaacacttatctccctcactagctttaagcaccaactgtcagagcagctcacagattactgcacctgtacatagcccacctatgatttagccctatcaactacctctttcccaactgtatttaatttatttatttattttgctcctttgcaccccattatttttatttctactttgcacattcttccattgcaaaactaccattccagtgttttacttgctatattgtatttaccttgccaccaaggccttttttgcctttacctcccttctcacctcatttgctcacattgtatatagacttgtttatactttattattgactgtatgtttgttttactccatgtgtaactctgtgttgttgtatctgtcgaactgctttgctttatcttggccaggtcgcaattgtaaatgagaacttgttctcaacttgcctacctggttaaataaaggtaaataaataaataaataaataaataaaataacaataaggcCTCAAAACCCAGATGCAGCTATATGCTTTTGATCATCCCTAAATTCAAGGCTACATTCTGGGCTTTTGAGTACAAATCACACTTTTTTGCTCACATTGGTACCAACCAAGTTTATTACAGTTGTGGTCTTATTTCTATtcgtttttttcattttttattttaaattcagTTTAGTTTCAGACCTGATTtgctatttttttaaatatagtttTAGTTTTTTGGGGATGTCACTTCTTGCAACTGTGGAGCAGTAATAGTTAAGCGATTAATAAGGTGATGGGTCAGGTCATAGGTCAGGTTTAAATGATAAAGTAAATCTCAATGTGACTTGGATTTAAAGGGAATAGCGTCGAGACTGGTGCCCCAAAAAATTGTGTGGAAACTCTCTCACCCATGTTAACATCGATCTACTGCTTTTTAACTTTAATAGTACATGTAagaagaatcaaatcaaataagaTTCTACTTACATGTACTACTAAACGATTTACCTAGACGATTTActgtaaaaaaacatgtttttactgtaATCGTAATGAATGCATAAACGAATGTATGAATAAAATTCATTGAGGGGAGATGGGATTTGTATTTCACAGTATATTACTGCAATGACATgggattggtgcaagcaggttggctAGTATAGGTAATGTGTTTACCTATAACAGAATATCAATGAATATTGTGTTTTATATCACGTACACTTCCAGAGGTcttaacaaaggcttccaaactggcagCACCGGAAGGGCAAAATAATGGGGCACCACTTTATTTtatcttcatttaactaggcaagtcaggtaagaacaaattcttatttacaataacggcctactccggccaaactgTAAATGTACCATCATTTACAGTATGCTGCGATAAAACttttcacagtattttactgttgataatactCCAAATTACAATATGAATTACAGTTGTTACAGTTTAGTTATAGTGACGCACATGTCAGATCTGTTTGAAACATCGCCATCTCCTGGCCGCATTTACCCACCAGATTCAGTAGCTTGAACCCCCCCATCCcccaaaataaatataaaaattaaaaattaaaaccaAAACATTTTCATTATGGTTTTTATTTTAGTTCGTTTTGGAGTTAAAGATTTTTCAAACGGGTTTATTAATTATTTTCTTTCAGTTTACTAAATCGTTTTTTCATGATTGGTTTTCGTTTCCATTTTAGTTTACTATAATAACTTTGTTACCAGCGACAGAAAAACATCCTTGGACACCGACATCTAGGTTATGCGGGTTAAAAATAGATCAAAACATATAAATACGCGTAATGTAGCCTGTGACAGAGCCAATCAATTTGGCAATTAAAAAGGTGCGTGTTGTCCTTCTGCATCTTGATGATTTAACAACTAGGCTATTCAGCTTTTATTTAGACAGCTGGCCATAAAAGCAAACAATACAAATGGCCTCGGCTAGGCTTGATCATAGCCTATGCTAGAGGATGAGGTGAAATGCACAATTTGAGGTAACAGAAATGTCatagcaaaaaaaaaatatgaagagAAACATTGGATATTGTTAACAATAGACCGTTCGTCTTTTACCCAGTTTACCTGTCAAGGCACCACTGGATGCTGCATTGACTGCCGTCTCCGCCATCTTCGTAGTCACCGGCGGATGCCACCAAACGTATGTATGAAATGTCGTAAACACCCCGCAGCGAAAGGCTCCAAATCAAGTCTAGGGAAACAGCATCGCCAGCTTCTACCTTCAGGCGCAGGAGGAGAACATAGGCTACTATATCAGGGGATGTAGGCCTACCCGTTTTCCACTGCCTCAGCAATCAATATGTATGCTCGCCCGGAATGCTAACGGTGCACAGGCGGTCAGGAGAGCAGGAGGGTATTCGGATGAATGCGGTTACTGAATGAGACCATAGGCTACTATTAAGTTAGCTATTTTGAAGGTAACGTGTGATCGTAGCTGGTATCCTTGGTTAACTGTTGGCAGGCGGAGAGAAAATTATGCGCTCCAGTTCAGGGCGTACTGGATGAAAATTATGAATATTCGACAGCGCAGCAGCGCTTCGCCCGCCGGTGTGCCGAAAATCTCTTCCCTGCCAGAATCCCCCCCCtttctaatttccttaattttgtagCAAACATCAGATTCAAGTACTTTCTATAGAACACACTTCGTCAGGATAGGCAACCGAAATTAATAAagaatgtatgtgtgttatattaaacagaGGGAATAAAATGttggcaagcaataaacatttcagaacaactatgGCTGAATTATTATCCTTACACTTTCAAAAatactagtcgaataagacatgggagagatgacgaattttggcaaagatatttatttatagactaatacaaatCAGTAGCGGATTTAGGTACGGGCGACATGGGCAGCATCTTGCGGgcgctgggggaggggggagtcgCCCGCCCTGGGGAGGGGGGAGTCGCCCGCCAAGCTACAACTGCCACATCCACTTGACacaaatagccaaaccgaaaactGCATCATTGATGGAAGAACCAACTGTAGCCTAATTAAATGCATGAAGTCAAAACTAAGTATTGAATTGCGTTCAATAGCTTTAAACGTTGCCATTaaataactatactgaacaaaaataaacatgtaaagtgttggtcccatgtttcatgagctgaaataaaatatcccagaaatgttccatatgcacaaaaagcttatttctctagaATGTTGTGTGCAAATTTTTTTACAACCCTGTtaatgaacatttctcctttgccaatataaaccatccacctgacaggtgtggcatatcaagaaactgattaaacgtAATGATTATactacaggtgcaccttgtgctgtggaccataaaaggccactctaaaatgtgcagttgtcacacaacacaatgccacagatgtctcaagttttgagggagcgtacagttggcaagctgactgcaggaatgtccacaagagttgttgccagagaatttaatgttaatttctctaccataagctgctgccaccgttgttttagagaatttggcagtacgtctcacaaccgcagaccatgtacATGCATGGCACGTACATatgtgggtgagcagtttgctgacgtcaacgttgtgaacagagcgcCCCATGgtagcggtggggttatggtatgggcaggcataagtttCTGACAACGAACactattgcattttatctatggcaatttgaatgcagagataccatgacaagacctgaagcccattgttgtgccatttatCCGCCACCAtcacatgtttcagcatgacaatctaAGGCCCagtgttgcaaggatctgtacacaattcctgaaagctgaaaatgtcccagtttttccatggcctgcatgctcaccagacatgtcacccgttgagtatgtttggtatgctctggattgacgtgtaccaTTGTGTGTTCCATTGGGacaatctaactgcactgtccaatttacagtagctattacagtgaaataataccatgctattgttaggagtgcacagttatgaacttaaatGTATCAAttgggtggcaggtaacctagtggttagagcgttggactagtaaccgaaaggttgcaagttccaatcccgagctgacaaggtaaaaaaaaatctgtcgttgtgcttctgaacaaggcagttaacccactgttcctaggtcgtcattgaaaatcagaatttgttcttaactgacatgcctagttaaaggtaaaataaaaaaatcaattaGGTACATTTGGACAGACTAgatacattttgaacagaaacgcaatggatcagtctaaaactttgcacatacccTGCTGCCATCTAgaggccaaaatctaaattgcacttAACCTGGAATAATACAcagacctttctcttgcatttcaaagatggggGAAGAAAAAGTTTTTGTATTTGtacttttaccagatctaatgcgttatattctcctacattaatttcaaatttacaaagtgtttcctttcaaattgtatcaagaatatgcatatccttgcttcaggtcctgagctacaggcagttagatttgagtatgtcattttaggctaaTATTGAAAAAAAAGGGTCCAATCCTTAACACAATTAAGACTCAACTAGAAGGGAAGAACAGAATACAGCATCAAGCTTTATAGTAGACGCGCCTTTCAACCCCTTTGCCCAGAAATGAAATGTAAGCGTGGATAACGTGGTGACAGCATCCGAGCGACACTGGGTATTCTGCGGAGGTCGCTTTATGGTAGGTAGGCTTACCtactgtcagtctgacttcataGCAAAGCCAGCCAAGTTCTGGGCTTCCGCAAAAAAAACAAAAGCTTAGAGAATGGCAGTGTTCAACAGGATCTAAACCGCAATGTATCACGGGTAAATTGACTGATCCACAAATAATCAtgtagttatttatgatgcaaggttcTTTGTAGATCTGGCAGTTGCCTGCACTGTCGGCTGAAATGTCAAAGCAGCCCAATATTTATCCAGCATTGCGCAAATCCTGACTAGGCTAAAAGGTTTACCAACATGTCAGGAACATGAGTTATACCTGCTTTCACCATTTTTGCAAAGTGAGAGACTTGTTGCCAGACCCAATGTTCTTTGATTGAAAAAAAAGCATAGAAATTATCACAAATAAGATACTTATTTTATTGATAATCAAAATCAAGAAAACAAACattggtaaaaataaaataaaaaaagggggAGGGATCCTTAGTTTTTGACAAATCTCCAGACCAAACATAAAATGATTCAAGTTTTTATTGTAAACTCTGTTGTTCTGTAGTTTGAGGGTATATTCCACATGATGGAATAAAATTACATTACAACTAACAAAAATATGAAGTGTGTGAACTAAAGTAGGTGTGCTGATGTTCTCATTGACAGATTCCAGGCTTAAAGCAGTCTCAAAAGAAGGGAAATGAGCTGCCTCAACTGACTTGAGGAAGCAGGGAGTTGTTGGCAAGGTTGCACTGCCTCTGCCAGTATAGAACTGTCCACTTTCCTCTGCATAAACGACTTGGCACACAATAGTTCTGATTCAGATCTGAGTGGAAGGGGAGAGACATATGTTACCAAGTTACCTGACCCAAAAGCAGACAAAGAATTCAAGCACAATGGACAGAGCAAAAAGCATTTCACTCAATTGTATGTGATTTCAGTTGATTGACTGCATCACACCAATTATTACATATGGATGGCTTCCCTTGTAACTAGCAAGAGGAATCCTCTACTTACATCATCAATGTCCTCGTCGTCATCTCCAATGTCATCAAACTGAATATCCTCATCGTCGCCAGGTCCAAATGTGTCAGTCTCATTGATTTTAGCTAGGGTGTTAGAAGATAGTCACAATTAATAAACTAgcctacttaaaaaaaaataaagagtgAACATGTGCCTATAATTTGAAGCAAGACAATTCTCCATTCCTGGCTTTATTTCATTTTAGTCTTAGGTTAGATGCTATTAACCTCCCTGATTCCCTCTCTTTTTTAGTGGCCCAAGATACTTACCATGTTCAGGAAGCTCCCCATAGGCCTTCAAACTCCTGGCCTCGTCTGCATTGTACTTCAGGATAACATCGGCTTTTTGGTCCTTCAGGGAAGAATGTAACCATTAGGACATATTCTTCGAACTTTGGGCCTCCTAGTGCCTTGGGTTGTattatcattaaaaaaaaatacactgcACATTTTTATTAATATTACCTGGTAATCTCGAAGTCCCACAAGGATGATGTCTGAAGTATTGATCCAAACCTGCCCAGGAGCGAAGAACAAGATGTCAGCAAGGACAGCTTGGAGTATGGAAACTAATATTTCCAGCATAGAGACAAACTAATCAGGTAGAAGAGTCTGTCAACCCTCATGTCAAACCCAAAGCATTGTGGAAATGGAGTGTAAAGGATAATGGCATTGGATTGCATTTATACAGTACACGTAAGATCTCAATTAGCTTCAGTCTACAGCTATTTGCCAAAACACGTGGTGGATATTGTGACTAATGGCACTACTATATAGGCTACTGTGTACACCATTACCTTTTTACGTAGCTTTCCTCGGATGTGGCATAGTCGCTTGACTCCATCAAAACACATAGCTTCCAGTCGTCCATTACCCAACATCTTAATCACCTGTGCATATTCTAGATTAGAACAGAAGTTCAGCCAGTTAGTCAATTCATATAGAGGGGGTCACAAGGTGGCTCAAATGTAAAAGCTGAACTGTTAACCGCCCTACTCCCtggttacggtgaccgtattaccgccagtCACCAGTCATGACCgaagtcaaattccacatgaccgttgagtcactgtaactaggctactccAAAACTGCACTCTGATgccgctgatggtcattagtagcctttatttatttcaccttattaaaccaggtaggccagttgagaacaagttctcatttacaactgcgacctggttaagataaagcaaagcagtgtgataaaaacaacacagagttacacatgggataaacaaacacagtcaataacacaatagaacatctgtatacagtgtgtgcaaattaagtaaggaggtaaggcaataacatagtggtgaagtaattaaaaTGTAtcgattaacactggagtgatagatgtgcagatgaggttgtgcaagtagaaatactggtgtgc is part of the Oncorhynchus clarkii lewisi isolate Uvic-CL-2024 chromosome 10, UVic_Ocla_1.0, whole genome shotgun sequence genome and encodes:
- the LOC139418605 gene encoding eukaryotic translation initiation factor 1A, X-chromosomal-like, translated to MPKNKGKGGKNRRRGKNENESEKRELVFKEDGQEYAQVIKMLGNGRLEAMCFDGVKRLCHIRGKLRKKVWINTSDIILVGLRDYQDQKADVILKYNADEARSLKAYGELPEHAKINETDTFGPGDDEDIQFDDIGDDDEDIDDI